A window of Bombina bombina isolate aBomBom1 chromosome 5, aBomBom1.pri, whole genome shotgun sequence genomic DNA:
GGGGACTGGGAAAGCGGATTAGATTGAGTATTAAGCATCTGGAAATGgaatgtttttacttgtttttaactgcaaatatttaattaaacattttaagtgAATTTCTATAGTGTGTGCTTTATGTGATTCTTTGACTACGGCACTCGAGTCCGCTTTGCGCATTTTATTGTTCTACTGTTACACATGTAGCATCAATTCACCCATAAGATTTTGAATTAGAATATaacaaaattcatttttttttctttcaattggcATCACCTTGCACTATATATAGAAAAGTATAAAATGGGTAACTAATATGCAAAATTCTAATTTCAGAGATAGGTGACAACTCATTTTGATAATGTATGTGTATTACATACCATAAAATGCTAGCTATTATGACACTTTTATAAAGATATCTCTCAGTGTGTATTTGAGGCTATCTGGTGCTGCCATAATTACTATTAACTGCGACAGCTTTAAATATGAGTCTGCTCATTCCCATGACTCCTTGCGCATATTGTTCATACAGATTATCACAGCTCCCATAATCAATATAAGATAGCTATCTTCTTTTAAAACAGAGGTTATTGGTCTCATTTTGGAGTATACATGGGGTGCTAGAGTCCAGACCACCCTTAAAGTCCAGTAGACGGAGATGTGGGATGTTTAATGTGGTGAATCAATTATTTAAGCTATAGGGGCTCCCTGTTGCTTAGCAATATATACGTGATCATCATTACTACTACAACCACCAGTGAAAAGTCTGAGGCAGTGCAACCCAGAAAAGTAAAAGGAAACAACATTAACTCAGGCTAAGTACAAGATGACCAATAGTGcaactaaagaaaataaaaaaaaaagatagagaacTACCAATGTACAGTACATTAAAGATATACTAAGAATTTAATTATCCTAATTAtcaaaatataattaaatcatAGTTTAAATACACAACTGTTTCAAGTTAGGAAATTACCTTAATTGATTAGAGAAATCATCTTCAACATTATCGTCATCCCAATTATCTTCCCAAACATGTGCATCTTCATCTTCTTCTAAACCAGTCCAGTCTAGGGGAGAAGAAACAGTTTCAGCAAGTCCCCCCACAACACACAATAGAAGAACACATCTGTTAATGTAGTTCCTATAACTAGTCATAATGTACCAATATTAAATTGCACTAATACATTATGTTTCTATGAAATAtaaagaaccttaaagggacagtctagtccaaaacaaactttcattattcagatagggcaagtcattttaaacaattttccaatttacttctatcaccaattttgctttgttctcttggttaaaagctaaatctaggaggttcatatgctaatttctaaacccttgaaggccgcctcttagctcagggcattttgacagtttttcaccactagagggtgttagttcatgtgtttcatatagataacactgtgctcacacacgtggagttcctaggagccagcactgattggctaaaatgcgagtctgtcaaaagaactgaaataaggggcagtttgcagaggcttagatacaaggtaatgacagaggtaaaaagtatttatttcatgtaattggcaagagtccatgagctagtgacgtatgggatatacaatcctaccaggaggggcaaagtttcccaaacttcaaaatgcctatcaatacacccctcaccacacccacaacccagagacagaactttttttcactttctgcaatgagatttttttagtgaaaatttttctgcaggtcatttttaaataaaataaaattgtaaatttgtcagttacactaaagaaccagatcaattgcaatgtgttggttaactggagaataaagcaatatttaaagttgtataatctagtgcagtagttgaacattgcattgcaaattagctgcagacaaaatagcaattgtaaaatgtctcttgaataaatctatttccttttctcttaatctaacatagaaatgtagcaataaaaaaggtgcattgctcatataaacatcttacattcagagaaaaacagctttgcagactgtgaaaagctagggaacgagcttgcaaaaatctcagaaccAGACAagaatcaatgcactgctgctttgcagcactactgcatatttgactgttgtcttcaaacagcactttgctctggatgcactgtgttaagaaaaacttATACAATgaagccagagaacagctctgtttaaaaaagaacagcctaatatggtgcagcactgaaaagttaaagtgctaacagctcctgttctttctgcagacatgctgcattttctgcgatgacatctcagatcactctatgttctgcctttgggacccacaattcagtttttacaaactttgtctcctatggaggtggcgaagtaagtttgtgcttgattttcttctgtgatatgcgcttctcagcattttgaagcccgattcctctcagagtacagtgaatgtcagagggatgtgtattgaattttatggttttcctcgcgggaaatcttttcataggttctctgttattggttgtagagattaatctcctacctcccttttcagatcaacgatatactctcatattccattacctctactgataactgtttcagtactggtttggatatctgctatatgtggatgggtgtctttcggaaagtatgttttcattacttaagacactctcagctatggtttggcactttatatattaaagggacagtctagtctaaaaaaaaaaaaaaaaaaaatttcacgattcagatagggcatgtaattttaaacaattttccaatttacttttatcaccaatttttctttgttctcttggtattcttagttgaaagcttaacctaggaggttcatatgctaatttctgagaccttgaaggccgcctcttaagaatgcattttaacaggtttttcaccactagagggtgttagttcacgtatttcatatagataacactgtgctcgtgaagttacctgggagccatcactgattggctaaactgcaagtctgtcaaaataactgaaataaaggggcagtctgcagaggcttagatacaagataatcacagaggtaaaaaatatataaatataactttgttggttatgcaaaactagggaatgggtaaacaagggattatctatcttttaaaacaataacaattctggtgtagactgtccctttaatgaaaagttctaaatatatgtattgtagatTTCCTTTTggagactatcagtttcaaaatcgggggaaacatatttaggaagttatttttttcttacctggggtatagtcttttcttcaaaatttaaTGTTTTCTTTAATTTCCGCGGGAATAAATTAGGATcgcaaggccgcaaaatgctaatatatattgcgtcattcttggcgcgataatttttttgcgcaaagcagtgttaattttgacggcaaatttcaatttagtcttagttttagtcttttgactaaaatgccattttagttttagtcgtattttagtcatctgaattgttttagttttagtctagttttagtcgattgaatcttcactagattttagtcgactaaatctccactagattttagtcgactaaaatctaaggggtttagttaaagtgtaatgcattatttaagcatttctctaaaatttgcaaactgattatatactccaggagtaaacataagacctgttaatatttatggtattaaggtttaaacatgcaatacagacacagatttagccgttgcgatatgtaacatctttattaaacttaaaattaaataaaaccaagtttcataaacaaacagaagtgcaactataaaatataaaaaaaaactaactgtaaactgtattggctgtattgaacatattacccaatataaaaactttaacagttctctgttaacaattaaaacaagtatcaagtaactcaacacaacaaaaagtttctgcagctagcacaggcacagcataatttaaacccatactcgtgggttttgcatatttctataggaagaatcaattgtttgttcacagattcgaaacattttcggcaacgatattagctctagaacttccaaactcattatatactcctggagtaaaggtttattaacctgtttttatttatggtattaaggttttaaacagatttaactgttgtggtatataacgtgtttatcttaaaatttaataaaattaagttttgtaaattttacaaaagagcagtaattggatatggattgattaaaacaacttgcataaaatgtttttttttgtcagcaaattttgatttagttttagtcatagtcttttgatttagttttagtcatcgtCTTGACTAAAATgtcgttttagtcgtattttagtcatcagaatctcTTTAGttgtatagtcattttagtctagttttagtcaacgaaattaacactggcgcaaaggtacgttcgttggcgcaaattcgccatttccggcgtcttagttgacgctaggttcgAGTTGCGTTATATCCGGATGTTGTCAgcgacaaaaaaaatttttttttccccattcccgaaactgccatataaggaaattgatcattttgctttatatgttgtttttttctcttacatttgcaagatgtctcaatctgatcctgtctcagaaaccactgttggattcctgctgccagATAACAGtactaccaaagataagtgtatctgttgtatatTAGTAGaaattatatctccagcggtagtatgtaacagttgtcatgataagatttTACATGCagggaatgtatccatcagtactagtgcaatgcttgttgttccttcaacatctaatgtacatgatatccctgtgaatataaaatattttattgctgatgcgattcagaaggctttgtctgctattccaccttctaataaacgtaaaaggtctcataAAGTTAAggcaatttcaaatgaccgacaacatactgaattatcctcctctgatgaggatctgattcagaagatcctacatcagatattgacactgacaaatctacttatctctttaagatggagtatattcattcttgttaaaagaggtgttgattactttggatattgaggaaactagtcctcgacattaaaactagtaaacgtttaaattccgtttataaacctcctgtggttactccagaggttttttcagttcctgatgctatttccgatatgatttcaaaggaatggaataggccgggtacttcttttattccttctgttaggtttaaacagttgtatcccttgccagcaattagattagagttttgggaaaaaatccccaaggttgatggggctctcactactcttgccaaacttactacttcctttaaggaccctttagataggaaacttgaatcttgtataaggaaagtttatttatattctggctatcttctcaggcctgccatttctatggctgatgttgcagctgcatcaactttttggttggaaagcttagcgcaacaggaaacagatcccgatttgtctagcattgttcacttgcttcaacatgctaatcattttatctgtgatgtttttgatatcatcaaaattgatgttaaatctatgtctttagctatcttagctagaagagctttgtggcttaaatattggaatgctgacatagtatctaagtctagattactatctctttctttcccaggtaacaatttatttggttctcagttggattcaattatttcaaatgttactggggggagtttttttttacctcaggataaaagatctaagggtaaatctaaggtttctaatcgttttcgttcttttcaacagaataaggaacagaaagtcaatcattcccccaaagaatctggttccaattggaaaccctcttcaagttggaaaaaatccaagccttttaagaaaccaaagccagcccccaagtctgcatgaagttgcggccctcatttcagctcagctggtggggggcaaataaaaaaaaattccaaaacatttgggcagattctgtccaaaatcaatggattctgagcattgtctctcaagggtatcgactaggattcagagtaagacctcctgtgagaagatttttttcctctcacgcgttccagcaaacccagtgaaggctcaggcttttctgaagtgtgcttcagatctagagctttcaggggtaattataccagttccgtttcaggaatagggtctggggttttattcaaatctattcattgtcccaaagaaagaaaattctttcaggccagttctggatctgaaaattttgaaccgttttgtaagagtgccaactttcaaaatggtgactataaggactattctgccttttgttcagcaaggtcattatatgtccacaatagacttacaggatgcatatcttcatattccgattcatccagaccactatcggtttctgagattctcttttctagacaagcattaccaatttgtcgctcttccatttggcctagcaacagctccaataattttttcaaaagttctcggtgccctactctctgtaatcagagaacagggtattgcggcgtttccttatttggacgatatcttggtactagctcagtctttacattttgccgaatctcacacaaatcaactagtgtggtttcctcaaagacatggttggaggatcaatttaccaaaaagttccttgattcctcagacaagggtcaccttttaaggtttccagatagattcagtgtccatgtctgtctctaacagacaagagacgaataaaatggggttcagcttgtcagaaccttcagtctcaatcgttaaCTTCAGGTCGTTAACTTCAGTGGCTGaaagcatggaagttttaggtctcatgactgcagcatcggacgcgatccgctttgcatgttttcatatgagacctctccagctttgaatgctgaagcaatggtgcagggattatacaaagatatcacaattaatatccttaaaccccaatgttcaactttctctgacttggtggttacatcaccaccgtataattcaagggggtctcttttgttcgtccaacctggaaagtaatcacaacagatgtaagtctttcaggttggggagctgtctggtgaactctgacagcacaaggggtttggaattctcaagaggagaggttaccaatcaatattttggaactccgtgctattttcagggctcttcaggtttggcctgttgaagagagaaccatttgttttcagacaatgtcacaactgtagcatatgtcaatcatcagggcgggactcacagtcccctagctatcaaagaagtatctcggatacttgcttgggcggaatccagctcttgtctaatttctgcggtacatattccaggtatagacaattgggaagttgattatctcagccgtcagactttacatccgggggagtggtctctccatccagatgtgttttttttaagattgttcaaatgtgggctcttccagaaatagatctgatggcttctcatctaaacaagaaacttcccaggtacctgtccagggatcttcaggcggagttggtggatgcgttagcagttccttggttttaccaacctgtttatatctctccgcctctagttcttcttccaagagagatctccaaaatcatcatggaacatttgtttgtgtttctggtagctccagcatggccacacaggttctggtatgtggaccttgttcggatgtccagttgtcaaccatagccacttcctttaagaccagaccttctgtctcaaggaccgtttttccatcaggatctcaaattgttaaatttgaaggtatggaaattgaacgcttagtgcttagtcatagaggtttcgctgactcagtgattgatactatgttacaggctcataaatctgtttctaggaagatttattatcgagtttggaagacttatgtttcatggtgttcttttagaattcctagaattttacagtttcttcgggatggtttggataaagttttatctacaagttccttgaagggacaaaatctctgcactttctgttttatttcacagaaagattgccaagcttcctgatattcactgttttgttcaggctttggtccgtatcaagcctgtcattaaatcaatctctcctccttggagtcttaatttggttttgaaagctttacaggctcctccttttgagcctgtacattctttggatattaaactactttcttggaaagtgttgttccttttggctctctcttctgctagaagagtttctgaattatctgctctttcttgtaagtcaccttttctgatttttcatcaagataaggcagttttacggacttcatttaaaattttacctaaagttgtgaattctaacaacattaataaggacattgttgtcccctctttcagtcctaatcctaagaattctttggaaagatccttacattctctggatgttttaagagctttgaaatataatgtcgaagctactaaagatttcaggaagacttctagtatatttgttgtcttttctggttctaggaaaggtcagaaagcttatgCCATtatcttggcatcttggttaaagcttttggttcataaggcttatttggagtcgggtcaggccccgcctcagagaatcacagctcattctactagatcagtctccactttgtgggcttttaagaatgaagcttcagttgatcagatttgcaaagcagcgacttggtctttgcatacatttactaaattctacagttttgatgtatttgcctcttcagaagcagtttttggtagaaaagttcttcaggcagctgtttcagtttgattcctctccttatgttttaagttttttttttctttcatttatgagaaaaacttattttttttggttgtggatttaatttttttcagcagaaaatggctgtttttattgtatccctccctctctagtgactcttgtgtggagttccacatcttgggtatttctatcccatacgtcactagctcatggactcttgccaattacatgaaagaaaacaatttatgtaagaacttacatgataaattaatttcttctttcATATATTGGTAAGagaccaccctttttatggtggttatgtttttttgtataaagcacaattatatttccagtttcttttttgatgctttttactcctttttctatcaccccactacttggctattcgttaaactgaattgtgggtgtggtgaggggtgtattaataggcactttgaggtttgagaaactttacccttcctggtaggattgtatatcccatatgtcactagctcatggactcttgccaatatgaaagaaatgaatttatcaggtaagttacataaattatgttatcaatataacagtgttggttacgcaaaactaggaaatgggtaattaagcgattatctatcttttaaaacaataaatacatattctggtgtagactgcccctttaaatagggacaaaaaacataaaattaaatcCTTCATAAAATCTttaatggaaaaaatgaaaatattataatatacataatagtctgttttttctctctctaaaaATGGTGCTAATTTCACTCCAGAAACTCTAGAGTGACTATCATACATAACGCCTTGAATGAAAACAACAAAAGACTTGCCATCTACATTCCTTCCCCCATGGGGCCTACACAGATGtgtttgctttcttaaagggatattaaacactgaatgcataattctatctataatgtatttaaagaaaagattagccgtttaaatattgacaaaataagtgtaaagtttcaatgtctataaaacaatgggaacaaccatgttgtaacgtaggttacctcctctgctgtggccaattagggacagctataaataggtcactagagtttgcagccaatggctgagtggaatataaacagtgttctgcacttccatttctaacaggaactgaaaagctcaataTCTCAGAAAGGGATTACACAAaaaatagacaaaataaataatgaaagtatattgcagattttgttttatatatacaatttattttatattaccatctcaaagtgcttaatgtTCATTTAAATTGATGCAAAACTTGTCAGAACTATTTtttagttaaaggaacactgaacccaaattatttattttgcgattcagatagagcatgcaattttaagcaacttcataagttactccttttatcaatttttcttcattctcttgctatctttatttgaaaaagaaggcatctaagctattttttggttcagtacactggacagcccttgtttattggtggatgaatttatccaccaatcagcaagtacaacccaggttgttccccaaaaatgggccggcatctaaacttacattcttgttttttcaaataaaaataccaagagaataaagaaaattttataataggagtaaattagaaagttgcttaaaattacatgctctatctgaatcacgaaagaaaaaaatgtgggttcagtgtccctttaatatgaagtcCAACCCTACATTAGCTGCTCTTTCTATgtgaattgaatttttaatagCACAGTCTCGCACACAGCGGCTAGTCCGCTCTATATCCGGTGTACAGCAGAAAGGTATAATAGCAGGGTCACACTGCTCGTGGCAGGCTCCGCGCTATTATACCCAAGAAAACCTTAAAGACCAGCgatgtggtcgttaaggggttagtataatagtgaattttttttttttttttttctcattatttaacTGCAAGTGTTATTTCAGAATGCATATGTGTCCTTATTACCCACACTCGTCTGCTGGTACccctttttgttttaatttttcccCCATAAGCAGTCAATAATAAGTGTAGCTGTACGGCTCTATGAAAATCTTTACACACATGTGTAATAAGAGCAGAGCGGGTGGTGCTTCTTTACACCTCACTACAATGCTGGAGATAGCTGTGGAGAGGCGAAGGAAGGCTTAGGAGTGACAAGAatatataacaatttaaaaaaaaaaaaaaaaaaagtactcttCCTTAAAAATAATAATGCGGTTTGCAATTTAATTATATAATACATTGGTTGCCACATTTCATTATCTGAAGAGTTTACCACCACTTTTAGTGCACTAGCTCCACAAATAACAATGATGTGCGAGAGCACCTCTTCATGCTAGAGGTGGTGGAGGAAGGCTCTCAGTCAGCCCACAACCTAGAGGGGCACAAGATATAGAGGCTAATTGGTCCTTTTAAAAGATGTAAGTGCTGCAAAACCGGTAGTCCGTTGCATTAGCAGCcaaaggagaaggggggggggggggctctaatGAGGTTTAGTTTTTATCTTCCCCCTGTGACCTAGAGGGAAAGTGACCCGTCATTTGAAAAGCCCTCTTGAAAGAGGGGTTCACTTGCCTTCCTTGGAGACAGCGCACCACTGTAAGAAACATTGACCACTTGCCCTACCAGCAGAGATATTTTCGATGGAGGTAAGCTATTATAGACTCCATATGCCCTTCTGATTCCAAGGGAACTAGGTATGGCCACAAATGGCAATTACATACTTACATTATTTACTGTATAGTATAGAGGTTGTGGCTCCTAACAAGCCCTTATCATATCAagacagcatttaaaaaaaaaaaaaaacacacacaaaacactgatCTAATTAAAGAGGCCATTAAACGTTTCCAAACGAGGAATCTTATGTTTGCCATAGGAATTTAAGTTTCCTGTCTTCTAGTTCACTTTTAGGGTTCTCTTGTTCTAAAATAAGACGCTATCACCAAAATTTAAGAAATATGCATAGGACACCAGACATAACCATATTCAAATGGGGGAAAATCAATGGTTGAGGTATCCAGTATCCACCAAGTTTCATAAAGCAACAGTAATTTCTTTACTTACGCATTTGAAAATGGCAatcattctctttcaaatgagtgctCATTAGTCTTTCCAGCTGCAAGGCGATTGTCATACAATGGCAAACATATGAAAGCATTAGTGCTATTTTAGGTGGTCTGCAACTCTAAAGATGCCCTTTTcaccatataaatatatgtctaagaTCCCTAATATTAAGTATGATGATCCTGCCATTCTACTCAGGGGTTCCATATACTTATAGCTGTCAACTCATTGTACCAATAAGAATGAACTTGGTCGTATGACTGCCACTGCTGACTGAGTCAGTGACTGTTTTAGCTTGCCTATTCTAGATTTGGTGACTTACACTAGACTTGAAGATCAACTACACTTTGACCAAGGAGAAGTACCACTCTATTCTGCAAAAGCATGCCATAACTTCTGGCTTAAATAATGTGTTAAGAGAGAATTCATTTTCCAACAGGCCAATGATATTCAACACACATGCAAGCTGCGAGGAAGAGCAAGGAGTACTAATTTAGAGGT
This region includes:
- the SEM1 gene encoding 26S proteasome complex subunit SEM1, with the protein product MSSDKKPQVDLGLLEEDDEFEEFPAEDWTGLEEDEDAHVWEDNWDDDNVEDDFSNQLR